acactgttggagctagaaacataagcatttcgctgcacctgtgataacatctgcaaaatacgTGTACACGATCAATAACATTAgattggatttgattttgattgaGATTTCTGGTCGAATGAGAGGTTCGGCCGAGAGCCTCTCCTCACAATGTCCACCCTTGGATACTTCCACTCTAATCTGGAGGCAGGACTTAAACACACAATAACATGCTACTCCACGGCTCCCACTTGTTTTCCCCATGCATAAATTAACATAATTTAGAGGATTATCTTGAATTTATGCAGGAAGGATCTGCATTTCACTTGTTGGACCACAATTTTTCAGGGTGCTCAATACAATGCTGTTTTGCTTCTCGAGTTCCgccgccctgtgtgtgtgtgtgtgtgtgtgtgtgtgtgtgtgtgtgtgtgtgtgtgtgtgtgtgtgtgtgtgtgtgtgtgtgtgtgtgtgtgtgtgtgtgtgtgtgtgtgaatcctcTGTGCTTGGCTTGTGACTGAACCTGTGGCTTTCTGGAAGCGACCTGTTGCTAGTTAAGACTCTCCGCTTGGCAGAGAGGAGAGTGCAGCAACAAGGGTTAGCTTCCAGGCTGGTCAGTTTAGTCCTTCCTTTCACTGCATAGGGAGAGAACAGCAGTGAAATAACAGACGGCAAAAAGACAACATTCTGTTTTGATGGAGAATAAATTGTATTATGTTTGAGACCCACTTACCCTCAGAGACACGTGCTGCAGCGGTAAGAAGTAAAAACCATAGACCGTATAAAACGATCACATCCTGGATTTTTAACAACCAAGTACGATAGGTATGGGACAGTTCAATATATCTGGATGGCAGTGTTGGGTCGGATTTTCAACGGAAGCCATTACTACAAAAACGTGCATAGGGAGTACAGGACCAGAGCTATTGGTCAATGAATAGTCTCTCCCCATCAGCCCTTTGTGGGCGGACCTGCAAGTGAGGCTAATCCATTTAAGATGACACATAAAGCACTTGGTAGAAGTGCATCAAAAAAGGGAGTGGATGTGGGATACTATGTCATCTTTGGCTACTGGTAAACACAGCATTGTTTACGACCAGAGGAAGCTCTACTTTGCTGCTAGGTGTTTGGTTACTTCTGAGGgagtgactgtgtctgtgtgtggtggctGGTGTCTGGAGTCAGTCTGAGTGATGAATGGCCCTGGGATGGGATCAGCTACTGAGGGAATATGAAACACACAGGCCAGTGTTAGAGAGAGGACAATGGTAGAACACTGCTATCTCCCTAGCTGACCTCGCCATACCTGCGATACTGTTACCTGTggtaaacaacacacacaaaccgTGGGACACAAACAGCTAGACTAACGTAAGACTCTTTGTCAACGAAGAGGACTCCCCCTGGATTTGACCAGGCTAGGCGTCGGCGGTTTCTTGTTTAGCTACTAACAATATTCTGCTAATCAATGTCAAGCCTTCGGTAAAGCACAGCATCATATCTTCCCTACTGTATGCATGCAGTGCTTCTTCCTGTTACACGCATAGAAGCATTGTTGAGTGCAAGTTAGTAGAAAAAGTCAGGTACCCAGACTAGAACTTGACAAGGTTCTGTTGGGTCTTTTTAGTGTCCTCTGTCTGTAACAATGGCTTCCCATGgtgtcttcctctcttcatctgcCTTCATGGCCTCTAAGAAAACCTGAATCTTCTCACTCCCTGCTGATGTGGCTTCCTCAACTGCCTCAGCCCTGTTTCCATGGCACCCTGGTAGATTGCAGCCGAACGTAAACATCATTGACAGCCAGCTGTCGTGCCTGAAGTTCAATATTCCGGACACCCCGTTGCATAACCCCAACGGATCAATGCCTGTCTCAGATAGGCGTGCGTGCTGGCAGGCAAAAGCCACCCCCCCTCGCTGTCAACTCATTGTATGTGGCTGCACAcacgcacataaacacacacacacacctcgctgtctgtcttctctgtctgtgGCTGTGCTGCTCATTGGCTGGCTGCACACGGCAGCATCCTCTCAGGCAATGCAGTTTTTGATTGAGTTATGTAACCTTACCAAATAACATGATTACACTCTTTTCAACTATAGCATAAGTCAATACAGCTTTAATGCTATACTCCATCAACGCTCTAACTAAAAGAGGCGGGAGGGAGCACTACATCTGTACAAAACCCTCTAAAAGTCCCCACAGACTCAGTCAAGCAGTCTGTTTCCTGTAATGGGCCTCAACCAGTCTTCAGTCAGCCATGTACCAGAGAGATGTCTGACTGAGAAGGGACATTTACCTCACGGTGACAGTCCAGTCCCTCTGTGCGGGTCTTTGGCCTCCTCTACAGCTCCCTGGGTGGAACAGAGAGCTGCCAGAGGCCAGAGACGACAGCGGTGGGACGGGCAGCCACAGAGACAGCAACCAGAGTGGAGCAGTCGTCTGTGAATCAACAGCAGCCGAAGCAACAGCAACACAGAGCTCCTTCAGTCATCCTCAAAGGCCCTCGTGTGGCATTCCAGCCAGTCCCTCTCATGTGACATCAGGCTTCCCTGAgcccagggagaggagagtggtgcgTGGTAAAGCTTTCATCGGGACCACAGAACCAGAGAGTCAAAGAGCCAGCCAGTCAGTGCCTGTCTAccctcctgtctccacctccctctaggGATAAAACAAAGACCGGTAGACAACCAGACCCccggtccacacacacacacacacaggcacgtatGCGTACACACATTTTCACATATAACTGATCAAGAGGCAAGAGGAGATGCAGAGGCCTCTCATATGATGAGCTATCAATCATATTTCCCTGCTCTGCTGGTGAGCAAGAGCCTGGTAAAAACTTGAACCTTTCAGCTTTACATGTTCAGTGATATGCATATAGTCTTACTCTAGTACAAGTCCTAATGCTGTGTGAAAGCCATTAGCCAATCAGCTGGAGGTCCAGGGTTTCCTAGCAATGGGCTAACAGAAGGGTAAGGCCATGTCAAACCAGTATAACCCTCACACAGCTGGAGAATAGGCAAAATCACTGCAATATTCCTCAAGAATTTCCTGAAGAGCCAGACCGACACGTAAAGCCGGAACTTTGACATGAAGATATATTGTAATGAGGAGGAATGCATAGCCGTTCGACAATCTTAATTCTTCTTAATTCCTAAGGCATTAAAGCCATTCTGCTCTAGCGCCGTGCGTTTTTAATGGCATAATGTAGTATTCAGCTATTCTCTTTTTTAAAGCAGCTCTCCTTTTTTCTTCAGGTGTCACATCTCACAAAGGACTTCCTGGGAACTCACAGTGAGCCTCCGATTCAATGACATTCCTCTCCACAATAGCCCTCGGAGTATCTCTTATGCCCTGTCTAAGAGCTGCGCGCAAGGGGTCGAGCTACTAACTAACACAAAGCTCTTACAACGGTCAGAGAGAGGGtatgtgttgagagagagagagagagagagagagagagggagagagagagagaaagagaagacggCTGGGAATCCAAGTGCCATTTGTCCCTGTTTGCCATTTCGCAAGCCTTATTCCTTGGATGTTTACAGTTCTTACTGTTACTTCTCCAGAGAGAAGGCAGAAGCGACAGCAAAGCAGGAGCTGCAGAATAAATGTTCTGCAGGAATGAGTTGTTTTGCTGCTGGGTGATTCTGCAATCACACTGTGGTCTCCAACGTGTTTTGAGAATTTTTGTGAGTTGAGCGTTTCCTTCAGTGTGTGGGTTTGCAGCCTTCCTCAGTCTGACATCCTGAAATGGATTGTTGCTAGGCTCCATGAGAAGAAGGCACCGGGCAGGTCTATTATATCCACTCTCAGAGCAGGGGCAGTGTTCCGTAAAAGCACCCGtgtgcctcctccctccctcctcccctcatccttTTTTTTCTGTCAGTTCACATCCATGAAAGACTGACCAACTGCACTTTGCCCCAAATGAATTGTTTTGCATATGACCTGCAGTAGCCCCCAATGTTGTCTTTGATTTGACAATACTGTCGAAGCCCTTTTTATATcagcagatacccagcctaaaaccccaaagagcaagcaatgcagaggcaGAAGCACAGTGGAAATACTCAGTAGAGGGCAGGAacgtaggaagaaacctagagaggaaccaggcaccGAGGCATGGCCAGTcctctggctgtaccaggtaaaGATTTAAGAGtgcattgccttcagaaagtattcacaccccttgactttttccaaatgttgtcaacgatctaaacaaaatactctgtaatgtcaaagagGAAGAAAAACTCTTAacatttcaaaaaaataaaagaattAAACATTAATATATCTTGACTAGATAAGTATTTAAccccttgagtcaatacatgttagcgattacagctgtgagtctttctgggtaagcctctaagagctttccacacctggattgtgcaacatttgcccattattctttcaaaattcttcaagctctgtgtaattggttgttgatcattgctagacaatcaatttcaggtcttgccatagattctcAAGCAGATTtaattaagtcaaaactgtaacttggccactcaggaacatttacattcttcttggtaagcaacgccagtgtagatttggccttgtgttttagtttattgacctgctgaaaggtgaattaatctcccagtgtctggtggaaagcagactgaaccaagttttcctctaggattttgcctatgcTTAGCTCCATACCAGCTTATTTTTTATTCTGAAaagctccccagtccttaatgatgataagcatacccataacatgatgcagccaccactatccttgaatatgaagagtggtactcagttatgtgttgtgttgtgatttgcatttgccccaaacataacactttatattcaggacaaaaagttaattgctttgccacagtTGTAGCGAAATGCAGAGGGAAGTTGAACAAGACTTTTAAGTGTTTTATTATGAAATATTGTTTGTCTCCCTCCTCGCTTGTTGTATCACATGAGAAACATACATTTTGTCTTAGACCTATTTCTGTGAAAATATGAGATTACTGTGTGAAGTGTGCCACCTAGCGGCATCTCAATACAATCCCCCCAAAATGAGTGGAAAAacatagatatagatagaggacTTATCTTTGAATCTGTGCCATCATAGAGCACGCATCATAGAGCACGCCAGCTTGTAGTTCAGCGTTTCGCAAACTCGGTCCTCTGGACATTTCCTTAACACTGCACAGctaattcaaataatcaaagagtgATGATTAgttattatttgaatcagctgtgtagtactaGGGCAAAAAACAACAGATTAAACCTCTTGGGGTtctgaggaccgagtttgggaaaccctgttgTCGTCCTATAAAACATTTCCTAAAAACTGTAAATGAGTTACCTCTGGTGCGTTCAGCCATTCATGTGGGGAAAATTTATGGGGAAAGAATTAGGGTTTTGGGATAAACTCAGAAAATAAGCtttgaggttaacacaggcttaagAGATCTTATATGTTTTGGTCTATGAGATAATATTAGTCAGTTAACATGACTTTTATGAATTAAGAAGCCTTTGTGATTTTTTTCAATTATataaatgcttcaaaattcacaaaaGGTGACGTTAGCTGACGATATACATTTTGCTCATAGAACAAAAAGTATAAGATTTCCTAAGCCTttgtttaccacagaccttattttaggTGTTTATCCATAACCCGTACAAAATGGGTCACCAGGaaggatcagccaatgaagtttTGCTGTCCCACTCAGTTGACCACATTAAAATGGTGAAAGCCCTCAATGGTGTTGCCCATGCTAATATCAAAGACAGTACAATATGAAGataaactgcttctccaatagaaatcccagaTCATacttgtaggcgatgtcatgCCGACACTGAATAGCTAAACTCATACATAGAAACACGTCATGGGGTCTGACTGTCTTCTGGCGccgaactgcgcatgtgcaggCTGTCAAAAatcaaagccactccttcgttatATTGTTGTATATGACGGAAATGAaagtgtcagtttgtcactttctaTTTTCATTTAATAGGGATCattaggttggagtaataacatgttcaattACTTAAGACATGCGCTGGAATCTAGAttgtgcctttagatttcgaGACAATTAACAATGAACAAATAATTTAACATGTATCTCATTGACTTCTCGAACCTGTCTGTTTCGCGACCGTTCCCGGAAGTCTCGAGATGTTGCGCCCCTGGGTTTCGAAACGCAGCTTTAAAATGACCTGTTGGCCACCATAGGCCTCTACCATTCTCTATGGGGGAAAATGAACTCTTGCGTCGCTGAGATGCGACGGAAGTCCTTACTCCATAAGCAGCTGTCCTTGAATGCACTCGGGAAACATGTTACAGAACTAAAATTACATCATTTAAATGATTTTTTGGCATTATTGATCTAACTATTCATACCGGAGTAGTGATATAAACATTAATGGTGAGTTGTCAAGATTATAACGTGgtagcattagctagctagcttatttGATAACAGTTTTGATTGGGTTTGGAAACAAattcgctaacgttagctagctaacaaggcaCAATCTAAGGTTGGAGTTTGATTCTCGACGAATAAACTTGTAAATCAGATAGCTGAAAGCCTTCATAGACTCTTCTTACCTCAGTCAGAGGCTGCAGGATAAGTGGGATATGTGTGCGTTGGGTTTCGCATCACTGATTATAATATAGCTCGCCAGCTTGAAGTCCGAAcaaaataaacgcaacatgcaacaatttcaaagattttactgagttacagttcatataaggaaatcagtcaattgaaatgaattcattaggctgtaatctaaggatttcacatgattaggaatacagatatgcatctgttagtcacagatacATTAAAGAAAAGgaagtggatcagaaaaccagtcaaccTTACCAAACAAAGTGGCAGGGTTAGGCTGTTGAAGTTGCAGATTGTGCCATATAGTTGACTGAACTGTTTTTTTCCTCTCGTTGTGTTAGTAAATTTTCCCAAGCCCAGTGATGTCAGCCCCTAACTCGAACCAGAGAAAAGCATGCTGGGGCGCTAGGGACGAGCTGTGGAAGTGCCTTGATGATAACCAGGACAATGCCTCCTCCTGTGAGAAGTTCCAGAAAGAGTTTGAGGCGAGCTGTCCAGCTCAGTGGGTGAGTCTCCCTGTCTGGTCTCAAGCCTAGCTTATAACCTATTTGTTATTCTATTGAAAATGACAGTCTATCATAGagtagccagagagagagaggctagatctAGAAT
The genomic region above belongs to Oncorhynchus masou masou isolate Uvic2021 chromosome 27, UVic_Omas_1.1, whole genome shotgun sequence and contains:
- the LOC135515988 gene encoding cytochrome c oxidase assembly factor 6 homolog — its product is MSAPNSNQRKACWGARDELWKCLDDNQDNASSCEKFQKEFEASCPAQWVKHFTKRRDFLKYKDKMQTEGFEPADGPKESRS